TCGTCGAGGCCGTCCACCACGACCACCTGGTGGAGGTCCTCGCCGAGGCCGGGCTGCGTACCCGCGTACTGCTCCTGGAACAGCTCGCCGCCGCCGGCCCGGGCCGCCGCACCCCGGACGACCGCGCGCTCGTCCAGTTCACCTCGGGCAGCTCCGGACGGCCGCGCGGGGTGCAGGTCGGCCACGCTGCACTCGACGCGAACACCGCCGCGATCCGCGCCTGGGAGAAGGCCGGACCCGACGACTCCTGGTGTTCCTGGCTGCCGATGCACCACGACATGGGACTCATCGGCTGCCTGGTGGTGCCGGTCTCGGGCAACAACCGGCTCGCCGTGTGCAGGCCCGAGACCTTCCTGCGCCACCCGCTGGCGTACCTCACGCGCTTCGACGCCGCACGGGTCGCCCAGCCGGCCACGATCACCGCCACCCCGGCCTTCGGCCTCCAGCGCATCGTGGACCGGATCGGCCCCGCCGACCTCGAAGGCGCCGACCTCTCCCGTACCCGGGCCGTGATCGTCGCGGCCGAACGCGTCGACCCCGCACTCGTTGGCCGCTTCACCGAACTGATGCGGCCTCACGGGCTGGCCCCGGCGGCCCTCACCCCGGCCTACGGGCTGGCCGAGAGCACCCTCGCCGTCACCGGCGTGCCGGTCGACCGGACCCCGCGCGTGGTCCGGGTGCACCGCGACGACCTGCGGGTGGGGGCCCGGGTCCGCCTCCTGGCCGACGCCCCGGAGCACGACCGTACCCACGACACCGTCCAGGTGATCGGCTGCGGGGAGGCGCTGGAGGGCCTGACGGTGCAGGTGGCCGGCGACGACGGGCGGGCGCTGCCCGAAGGCCACGTCGGCGAACTGGTCGTCACCGGAACCTCGCTGGCCGACGGCTACCTCGCATCGCCCCCCGGCTCGGGCACCGCGTTCGAGGACGGCCGGCTCCTCACCCGGGACGTCGCCTTCGAGCTGGACGGCGAGTTCTACGTCCTGGGCCGGCTCGGCGACAGCGTCAAGGTCAACGCCCGTCCGCTCTTCGCCGAGGACGTCGAGTTGATGCTCGGGCAGGCCGGGCTCAACCTCAGCAGGGTCTGCGTCGTCCTGGGCGAGGCCGGCGGCCGGCCGCACGCGGTGGCGGTCCTCGAGGATCTCGACTCCCGTGCCGCCGGGGTCGCCGGGGACGTGCTCGCCGCCGCCTGCCCCGGCACCCGCAGACATGTCGCCCAGGTGCCGCGCGGCGCGATCCCGCGCACCAGCAGCGGCAAGAGCCGCCGCCGGCAGCTGTGGCAGCGCCTCAGCCAGGAACACGCCTTCGACGCGGTGCCC
This DNA window, taken from Streptomyces griseus subsp. griseus, encodes the following:
- a CDS encoding AMP-binding protein, whose protein sequence is MSRPHTLSWLDAPRDDTGVEMFDEASSVYRPYSEIAATAVRISGGLIEEGVPRGAVVPLLCSTGPGLIAAFYGVQAAGCVVSVLAPPTRVSGEAGREHIRTVVTAVAADTVVVEAVHHDHLVEVLAEAGLRTRVLLLEQLAAAGPGRRTPDDRALVQFTSGSSGRPRGVQVGHAALDANTAAIRAWEKAGPDDSWCSWLPMHHDMGLIGCLVVPVSGNNRLAVCRPETFLRHPLAYLTRFDAARVAQPATITATPAFGLQRIVDRIGPADLEGADLSRTRAVIVAAERVDPALVGRFTELMRPHGLAPAALTPAYGLAESTLAVTGVPVDRTPRVVRVHRDDLRVGARVRLLADAPEHDRTHDTVQVIGCGEALEGLTVQVAGDDGRALPEGHVGELVVTGTSLADGYLASPPGSGTAFEDGRLLTRDVAFELDGEFYVLGRLGDSVKVNARPLFAEDVELMLGQAGLNLSRVCVVLGEAGGRPHAVAVLEDLDSRAAGVAGDVLAAACPGTRRHVAQVPRGAIPRTSSGKSRRRQLWQRLSQEHAFDAVPTATDTPA